The window AAAAAGTGTTTGAAGATGGAAGACTTCACTTATCAGCTGGACAATGAGAATAACAAAAATACCTTTTAAAAACTGGACAGCCTTCGTCCCTCTGACAATCATTATTATTTTATAAATGACGTACCAAACGAGGAGAACGTCAACAGTATTAGCCAAATATTCCATTAGTTGAAGGTCTTCAAACAACATTGTTCTTCCTCCATTTATTAATTGTTAACTTTGGTACATAAGAATCTATTATATCATGAGAGTTTTTATTTGATTCGCTTCATTATGTATCTTTCCTATTATACCACAATAGGTACAAATACCAATCCAGTAACTGCTCGTATATCCATTATTAGAATAACTTGAACATGGAAGAAAAACTAGCATGAAAAAACCCTGCCTTAGCAGAGTTTTTTTATGGCAAACTAGGCATTATCATCATTTTTCCCGACGACCTTTTGTTCATCAAATATGCTGAAGACCTCTTCACCTGTTTCCTTTATGTGATACCAAAGCCACTCGAACACTTCATTAATTTCTTTTATCTCACCTGTTACGTTTCCGGCTGATGCCATGTATTGTTCTCCATTAATAACGGTAACATTGCCATCAACCTGACCTTCAATTTTTAATTTACCATTACGAACTATAATATCTCCCTCTACAACCTCACCGTCCGGAACGATGACTGTATCATTTTGGACGATTAAATTTGGCTGCTTTGAAACAGAGAATTGTTGATCCTGGTTCCAAGTCGATAACAGACTGCCTGTCATTAATACAAGAAATAGAGAGGCTGCTGTCAGTAATGGATGCTGCATAAACCACCGTTTGACACCAACTTTTCGCTTTTCCTTAGGCAAATTAGCCATAATATTTTCTGTAAAATTGCTAGGTGCTTGAATATGTGATGTACTTTGCACTAAGGCAATCGACCTTTTTAATTGATGAAAATATAATTTGCAATCCATACAGCGGTGAATATGCTCTCTTAATTCTTTTTCATGTTCGGCTGAGATCTCATCATCTAAGTATTCATGCATATAAGCTACCAATTTTTCTGGACATTTCAAAGTTCTCACCCTCTTATCACACATGTCGTAATTGTTTTCTCAAAGCTTCCCGACCGCGATGAATTCTTGTTTTAACCGTTCCAAGCGGCATTTCAAGGATTTCGCTTATTTCATTCAATGACAGTTCTTCTATATATTTAAGCACGATAACTGTTCGGTATTTCTCAGGCAGATTTGAGATCTCTCTTTGTATGGTATCTTGGAGCTCCAGGCTTTCTACATCGTCCTCTGGAAGTCGTGTTTTTGAGGGAATCTGGGAATACATTGTTAATCCTTCAGTTCCTGCAACTTCAGCGTCAAGATAATAATCAGGTTTTTTCTTTCGAATCCGATCAATACATAGGTTCGTGGCAATCCGATAGAGCCAAGTTGAAAACTTTAGGTTAATATTATAACTTTGAATATTGACATAAGCACGAATAAAGGCTTCCTGAGCAATATCCTCGGCTTCATGTCTATTACCCAGCATTCGAAATGACAGCTGAAACACTTTATCCTTATAAATTTCTACGATTTCTCCAAAAGCGTTTCGATCTCCCTTTAAAACCTGTTTTACGCGTTTTTTAATTATTGCTTCCATTCTCTTACCTCCGCTCTATGCGGCTACTCGATATTACGAATCGATACCGGAAAAGGTTTCACTTTTCATCATTTTTTCATATTTAGTTTTTAATTAAAAGAATTTGGCTTGGTCTGCAAAAATGTGATGGTCTATTAGGAATTTTGGCAATTCTCAACCCTGACTTATGTATTTATTTTAACAATATTAGACAAAAAATAAGCAGTAACTGTCGATAATAGTTACCGCTTTTTCGTCTATTATAATAGTTTTTCGCCAAATAATGAACCCATTAATTTCACTGCTGCTGCTGCCGTTTTATTTTTTTCATCAAGGATTGGGTTGACTTCCACAAATTCAGCAGATGTAATGATCCCTGATTCAGCAAGCATCTCCATCGCTAGATGACTTTCCCGATAGCTTACCCCGCCTGTAACAGGTGTTCCCACTCCTGGTGCATCTGAAGGGTCTAATCCGTCCAGGTCCAGCGATAAATGAACACCATCGGCCTTTTCCTTTAAATAGGAGATTGTTTCATCCATCACCTTTGTCATACCTAATCGATCAATTTCATGCATCGTGTATACCTTAATGCCTCTTTCCTTAATTAGCACTCTTTCACCTTCATCTAATGAACGTGCCCCAATAATCACAATATGCTCTGGTTTCACTTTTGGACTATAGCCCATCATATTTGTAAGCAGCTCGTGACCTAATCCAATACTGACGGCTAAGGGCATCCCATGTATATTTCCAGTCGGAGATGTTTCGGCTGTATTTAAATCTCCATGTGCGTCAAACCAGATGACCCCTAAATTCTTATAATGCTTTGCAACACCTGCTAATGTCCCAATCGCAATACTGTGGTCTCCACCTAATACTAAGGGAAAAGCACCCTCTTCTATTACATCTGAGACAGCCTTAGCCAATTCCTCATTTTTCTCTGCAACGAGATGCAGGTTTCGCAAATTAGAATCGGGGTCAACCACAACCTCAGGACGGCCAATTGCAATATCGCCTTTATCATCAATCTTATCAAAGAGCTTACTTAAGTTTTCATAAATTCCTGCGTAACGCATCGCACTCGGACCCATATCTACGCCACGTCTCATTTGCCCTAGGTCCATTGGCATCCCAATAATTGAAAGTTGTTTCATAACGTAACCTCCATGTTGAATTATACATGATCGCATTTTGTATTATCCGCATGTTTCTTCTTATATATTATAAATTACCTTTATTAAAATTGTTAAAATCAAACATCTGTCCAAAATAAAAAAATCTTAGGAGATGTTCTCCTAAGATTTTCAAGATGAGCCATGAAGGACTCGAACCTTCGACCCTCTGATTAAAAGTCAGATGCTCTACCGACTGAGCTAATGGCTCTTATGGCTGGGCTAGCAGGATTCGAACCTACGAGTGACGGAGTCAAAGTCCGTTGCCTTACCGCTTGGCTATAGCCCAATATAATGATATTTACAAAATAAAAAGGACATTTATTATTGTGTCCCGTTGCTTATGACTTATTCAAAATAAATGGTGGAGGGGGACGGATTCGAACCGCCGAACCCAAGGGAGCGGA of the Bacillus tuaregi genome contains:
- a CDS encoding anti-sigma factor family protein produces the protein MKCPEKLVAYMHEYLDDEISAEHEKELREHIHRCMDCKLYFHQLKRSIALVQSTSHIQAPSNFTENIMANLPKEKRKVGVKRWFMQHPLLTAASLFLVLMTGSLLSTWNQDQQFSVSKQPNLIVQNDTVIVPDGEVVEGDIIVRNGKLKIEGQVDGNVTVINGEQYMASAGNVTGEIKEINEVFEWLWYHIKETGEEVFSIFDEQKVVGKNDDNA
- the sigW gene encoding RNA polymerase sigma factor SigW; its protein translation is MEAIIKKRVKQVLKGDRNAFGEIVEIYKDKVFQLSFRMLGNRHEAEDIAQEAFIRAYVNIQSYNINLKFSTWLYRIATNLCIDRIRKKKPDYYLDAEVAGTEGLTMYSQIPSKTRLPEDDVESLELQDTIQREISNLPEKYRTVIVLKYIEELSLNEISEILEMPLGTVKTRIHRGREALRKQLRHV
- the rocF gene encoding arginase; translation: MKQLSIIGMPMDLGQMRRGVDMGPSAMRYAGIYENLSKLFDKIDDKGDIAIGRPEVVVDPDSNLRNLHLVAEKNEELAKAVSDVIEEGAFPLVLGGDHSIAIGTLAGVAKHYKNLGVIWFDAHGDLNTAETSPTGNIHGMPLAVSIGLGHELLTNMMGYSPKVKPEHIVIIGARSLDEGERVLIKERGIKVYTMHEIDRLGMTKVMDETISYLKEKADGVHLSLDLDGLDPSDAPGVGTPVTGGVSYRESHLAMEMLAESGIITSAEFVEVNPILDEKNKTAAAAVKLMGSLFGEKLL